The genomic stretch gttcttgggaccatccacaagaacttgtggTCATCTCATGTTCAGTTCTCTATGTATAATGATTATAAATACAGTTGTTCATTCTATTATTTGTTGACTTTTTTCAACTATGAACTCACCATGTTCACAGAAAACAATTAGAATTGTTGATAATTAAATATTGATCATTGTTGATCAGTGAACTCTAACAGTTGACCTCTTGTTTCTGGGAGAAAGAGTGTCCAGGgggatttctttttcatttcttttaccTTTAGAAAATTGtctattttaacatgtttaaatagaAGAATTATCCAGAATTTCTtgtttaaatcctgacatcccaaaAAAAAGTTCCCATAACCCAAATGGATCAATCCAGTAATCCTGagcttaaaattgccaattctcGTGTCCCGAAATAGTCCTGCCATCCTCACAGAACATTTAAACCCCCCCTAAAAATAATCACAATTAATTTAACATGATTAAGAGGTTGTCCCCCTTTACggtctcagtttcaaaataattacttttaattaataaaggaatcaaaggaggaaaaaaatatatatatgtagattaatgtgcttgttttcgaaatTCAGATAGGACCCTTATAGTGACTCTGGGTGTTAATAACCTCAGGATTTTGGATCGCCTCCTTCGaaatcctggattttttttttcaaatttcaggttttaatttatttaaataattgagGAATCTCTGGATTTTAGGACCAGTCGCCCCACATATTGTCCCTTGAAACGATTTCTTGTTTCATTGtcaagtttaacatgtttaacagattaagtcctcaaaaactattaaGAAATAATTAGAATtctataagacttttacagatggcttatcatgttatcattatacatgtattactaaatgatttataaaaagaataatgtggtaaaatgttttaaggcattcaagtcgataaaactagaggatccgaaaatctgacaaagtaTTCCAAAACATGACATCCGAAAATCTGACAATCATTCCAAAACATTAGAACAGTGAGAACCCTTTACCGTTAATTTCTTAATAGTTATCTTTACCCGTGTTTTGTGATTAATACACACATGACCATCATGACTGACATACCACATACAGGAGACAAACACATCcaacataatatatacataacaaGCTCGGTAACAAGTTTCGAGTGTTAGGGAGCATTTATAAGGAACGGGAGAGAAACTACTTCAATAACGTCAATGTTTATAGCGAAAGTCGCTAAAACACGGGTCATGTTGGCGGTGAAAAAAAGagtaatataaatgtatatatttattcaagataAAAGTCATAGTGAATTTGACGGATACAATAAATTACAATGACACAGATATAGCACTAGATCTGTAGTTTATAGACACTTTAAAAATGGTTTGCACgttaaaaacatgcaaaatactaacatattaaaatagaaaaaaaacattatgaaaatTGTCATGATAGTTGGATAATATGAAAAGTCTAAATTCAATAATAAGTGAAATTCAAATGAACTCGACTTTCCGTGAAGCCAATACTATAGGACGACCGATGCAAgttattgaaacttattttcaatAGGGTCCTTATATAAACttttaacaaaatagaaaactgGCAGTGCTTTTGTGTTTCTAAGCAGAGGTGTAGGAGGAATGCTCCATCCCCACGAAGCTGAGCAGTAATAGATCGTAATGCATGCAGTTAAAATTCTTATTGATGTTTATTGAATAATAATCAGTATTTGTCTTTGAACAAAGGGATTCGTAAAATATTTTATGAGACCggtatttttaaaatagaaaaaaaatcacgatatgataagattgaaacaaatcaaattaaaaaaagtgcTTTTAATCTGAACATCATCATGCTAAAAGTTTTTTTGAGATACAACTTAATGGGTTACAAATTGTAATCCGCATTACAGATACATGATTGTATCAACgtggaaaaatatatatattcatgaggAACGATTAAAAAGCAGTCAACAGGTCTGGTCTGGTCAAGCAGACCTGTCCATAGGTCTGGTCTGGTCTGGTctagcagacctgtccacaggtctggtctggtcaggctgacctgtccacaggtctggtctggtcaAAGCAGACCTGTCCATAGGTCTGGTCTGGTCCGGTAAaccagacctgtccacaggtctggtctggtcaagcagacctgtccacaggtctggtctggtcaAGCAGACCTGTCCGCAGGTCTGGTCTGGTCTAGCTGACCTGTCATGTGAACAAGTCTGCTTTATCAAActtgtcctcaggtctggtctgcagcagtcctaaaaaagtAGACATGAGGTCTGGTCTGCTAGGGATTAAGTTAACTTACAGGTCTGCTAAATTGTTCCCAAGTTAACCTATAGAGCAGTCATAAGGACTGCTTTAAGTTAACTAGTGTCaaggttaggactgcacccatctgtactTTGACATTCCTGGGAGGAAAACACTGGTATCCTTTAATGTATTTTCTTACACTATATGTCTGAATTCACCAACAGTtcatatatgtaaggtataaaaaaaaagattccaTAATAATTTAAAGtccaatatatgtatatattttttcgtTAATTAGGATGAGCGATTTGAACTCATGGGATCCTCATATAGAAATATAGGTTGGTAACTTTCTATTGTTAAGGATGATGTCATTAACACCGCATTCATAAATTATGTATCTCAAAATTCATCTTTTCCTTGTAGGTAAAATTCTCAAGATACACTTGGATTTTCATGCCTATAAACAAATCTCAGAACCACTGGATATTACTGGCAGCAAATATTCCATCTAAAACTGTATCAATACTGGATTCCATGAATGAAAACAATGACAAATATGTACAACTTTGGAGGTAATTCCATTAATTCTTAAAGAAAATGAATGATGCAATTCCTTGAACACAACACAACCAAATAGTGCATTTGAAGAATATGTTGAGCACTACAGTACTATGAACTCATAAGAAAAAATATAGAATTAGCccttaataaattaaaaacttgaaatatttaaTCATCATTTATTTGACCAATGaaattgttttcaattaaaacatgttttcaaTTACGCAAAGTGTTTTTTTAATGCACAGAAGATATCTCAACTGTAAAGGATGTTTTAAGTTTCTGATTCTTATACTTTATGTAGAGACTGGTGATATTGTATAATTGTACATGCATGAATTGCGATATATGCTATATAGATGATGAAGGTGACAtcattatttatattaattttcctGAAGACAAAGTTCGTGTATCAACATATATCATGGTTTCCTTCTGCTTGTGAGACCTAATGTTCAGAGTTTCTCTGATATATACAATTGATTATCATTTTAATATCACTTTATGGAGATGCtcatattttcaaaacttttagtTTCCATAACTTTtccaaaatatttctttattgaaagtaGCATACAGTATACActatcagttaaaaaaaatagtatgtcaGTATCATATGAGTTATCTTTTTCTCTGACAACTAATTTTCATGTActtgtattttgtatttaaatcaaGAAAAACATTTTGCAGGAATTACATGAAAGTAAGAAGTGAGAAAATAAAACAGGATGTTGATTGTAATTggaaaaaaggaaatttaaaatCCAGTCAACAAAAAGATGGCCATAGCTGTGGACCATTTATTCTTATGGTAAAAATAACCAGGACATGATATACAAATGTTGACCAATTCTCATATTGGCTTCATTATTTTTGAGTGCCACTGTTTGAGTGTTTTGTGGATAGTTTATATGGAACAACAAAATTAAGAACACCGCTTACAATTTACTGTGTATGATAGGTATAATATATTGATTTGGATGTTCCTGGTAACTTTTAAGTTTTCCCCCTCCCAAAAGAATCATTTAAATATGAACTGAAAGAAAATTGGAGACTAGAAAATGCTAAATTATCCTTAAGTGGGTCAAAAATTTTGTTTCAGGGGTAGCAATTTCGTTTGCTGAGCCTCCTTGCCTCTCCCATACCATACCGCTAGCAATGGCAGACAACAAAATACACAATGTAACATGATTAAATTCAATCAAGAAGAAGACTGAGTTAAATGTAAATATAGGGAACAAGATAAATTAAagcatataaaaagtaaacaataaacACAGGACTACTAGGAGTTcttgacatgccagctctagacctcAATTGAATTGATCCAAAGATTATGCCTAATATTATGTATCTTGTTTCAGAATGCACTAGCCCTATCACAAGGTCTTGAACCCAACCAGTTGACTCAAACAGCAGCTCTTGTGATGAGACAGCATgtcacaaataaaattatagaaacaTCTCGAAAACCAAAGACACAGAGGACAATTTGTGACATGCTGGATTGTAAGAAACCAATTAAAGATGCATGGGTTCAGTGTGAAGTGTGTGGGCGATGGCTCCACTTCAAATGCATTGGACTGAAGACAGAGCCAAAAAACGATTATGTATGCACTGTTTGTGACTCACAATATAAAGTATATGGAAAATTCTTGaactgcaatttaaaaaaaaaaaatgatgccttTCCTTTGACCCTTTGTCAGTCTCTTGTTTGATACTGTATATGCGAAAAGTTAGTTCTTACTACCAAAGATGGTAGTAGTGTGTGctatgtataaaaatattgaatttgaatataattatatgaatCAATATGTAAATCAGGATAAATTTGTTACAGTGTCAATTTAGAATTTCGACTCAAccaatatgaattttattgacccgataaattctcgtattaggacaattgcacactgtgtaactaatagtatCAAACAAGAGACTGATTAAGGTTTAGGGAAAGTCATCTTTTTTAGAATAGACCATCAGCAAAATTGGTAaatatgtaaaaatttcaaaGCTGTTCTTAATGTGATCTAACATTATATGTTATAAGACTCTACATGATATCAGGTCAGTTTTGGGTTATTAATATGGGAACAATAAATTCTTGTCAGGAAATTGAGTTTCTGATGTAGTTTATCTAAAACACAATTCAACATAATTCCTTATAACAATATTGGTAACACCTTAACAATGTAGTGAGAAAGTCGGAGAATAGTCAATCTGTCTTGCAAAGTACTTTTTCTTGAAACTTTTTATCTAAGAATCTTAAAAAAATAGTGTGTTAATACGCCAGACATTGTTAAAAGTTTCCTTTTTGCTTAATGAATAAAAACAATGTGCAATCAAGTGACTAATAGAAATATTTGTTTGTgagattgtaaatttaaaattaatatcacTAATTTTCTGTACATTCcatttaaaacagaattatagTTGCTGACAAaaatatgtcaggagtgtaacaaaaggatcaaaaatgtatgtttgaaGAAAGCTTAAAATTGATTAAAGCAAtgggtctgaaattttcagaggatATAAAGAGaccattttttgtaatttttatataaagttaaaagcatttgcaaaaagatataaaaactttttgttaTAGAATATTAAAGAATACACTAAAAATTGGTGAActttacatatatttaaaaaaaaaatccctgtttATGAGGGGAAAAAATGGCAGGAAAATCATCTTTTACCTTTAatgcttcaaataaaaatatatttatacttgTTTATGTTTGTAAGTTGATAATAGCAGTATGTTGATTCCTTTGAAAAGTTGATGAATTCTTATGAGTAAAATGTtgtaaaatgttgttttgttttttttgcattaaCAGTTTTGTAAACTTGAATGTATATGGATTGAAGTAGAATgatagaaaatatattttcaatgacTTTATTTTTACCATGTTTGTCACATTTGGGCatcataattttttaaatagCCCAAAATTCGTTTTTGCTTGTGAGACAGAAATTTGAATTCAgaaatgtataaatgtattgGTACTAAGTACTCTGTAGTTTCTCACATTATTTTGTATAGACATTTGTGCGAATACAGTTTGATTTCATTAATGTTCTAGTAAGCATTTGAGTTTTATTGTCTCTTTCTTCGCCTTTTTGCATGTAGTTAAAATTAACCAAAAGTTATattgcaaaaaacaaaatgattgaaaatTCTTTTAATGTCCTCAATGTTTTTCCATTGTATATGCTGCAATTTTGACAATGCGAAAATGGTTATAGGATACTATTGTAGGATTTCTTGAGGTTCGTATATTGTGATTTGTGCAGAACAAAATTGGAATAgatgaaattgacattaaagTTTCTTTGTCTTTCAAGAGCTGTTAAATTGACTAataattctcatatttgatttataacaatgtcaaaaatttatttaattatcaAAAGTCTAAAAAGTCTTCTGATGTTCTTATTTATAAGCgatacaaac from Mytilus edulis chromosome 7, xbMytEdul2.2, whole genome shotgun sequence encodes the following:
- the LOC139482165 gene encoding uncharacterized protein, which translates into the protein MPINKSQNHWILLAANIPSKTVSILDSMNENNDKYVQLWRNYMKVRSEKIKQDVDCNWKKGNLKSSQQKDGHSCGPFILMNALALSQGLEPNQLTQTAALVMRQHVTNKIIETSRKPKTQRTICDMLDCKKPIKDAWVQCEVCGRWLHFKCIGLKTEPKNDYVCTVCDSQYKVYGKFLNCNLKKKNDAFPLTLCQSLV